A genomic window from Cotesia glomerata isolate CgM1 linkage group LG7, MPM_Cglom_v2.3, whole genome shotgun sequence includes:
- the LOC123269605 gene encoding uncharacterized protein LOC123269605, whose protein sequence is MTRSNVFQLLGNFIDEFTKLKAYEFPLWTAVAIPYIAEHALTTFVEGHFNIVKHHVLKNHLLPLRLDKLLKLILNYYLGNAAVLTSHLKAFNQNDGPFPSPPSKGNKFTINLSSKDINTGQSIKKQQCDFIQAESKNTDDNEENINVRNVEENNNINKIPTKKDELKYCVIINGDSRKKANKADVRADVNSVNSIPGKLSDFPIDINLGSHQYRLSGVIVLEPGHFIPYCRRINNRWDKCNDLNTKVISVRSHTLVLPLVYIDASFDFIEDSCFTENETSGNIESDISLNCQFIELLKPGNATPEITVNKTIIQLNDTHNFDCIVHIIACAALDNSSYLDFVRNSSNETLQFVNDFISLKLCNEIYIKRALLLKSLYSSKICTKTCDNVSTYVIDLCESISCTWTTCLKNQASIFNAYTCDFCGYSSYFSLLLKVDAKIITKNVIKALSEAIAYYKYLKKVKCRHGNCSKFCNITAYPNNHLFIDLNIDECDENFKCNLQDFPIVLHLEKEVNKYQTTGVIARDIDHEVAYCFRADKTWELYDNYSSRMKLFEKIHKKN, encoded by the exons ATGACCAGGTCCAACGTCTTTCAGCTTCTTGGGA ATTTTATTGATGAATTCACAAAATTAAAAGCGTACGAATTCCCGTTATGGACAGCCGTAGCTATTCCTTATATAGCTGAGCATGCACTGACAACCTTCGTTGAAGGACATTTTAATATTGTCAAACATCATGTcttgaaaaatcatttattgcCATTAAGATTAGATAAGCTTCTCAAACTCATTCTTAATTATTACCTGGGTAATGCCGCTGTTCTAACGTCACATTTGAAAGCTTTTAATCAAAATGATGGTCCATTTCCGAGTCCACCATCTaaaggaaataaatttacaatcaaTCTATCATCTAAAGATATTAATACAGgacaatcaattaaaaaacaacaatGCGATTTTATTCAAGCTGAGTCAAAAAATACGGATGACAATGAGGAAAATATTAATGTTAGGAATGtggaagaaaataataatattaacaaaattccTACTAAAAAAGATGAGCTAAAATATTGCGTAATTATAAATGGCGATTCAcgaaaaaaagcaaataaagCAG ATGTTCGAGCCGATGTTAATTCAGTTAATTCTATTCCTGGAAAATTAAGTGATTTTCCAATAGATATTAATTTGGGTAGTCATCAGTATCGACTATCAGGAGTTATCGTTTTGGAGCCAGGTCATTTTATACCATACTGTCGACGTATCAATAACCGCTGGGATAAGTGTAATGATCTGAATACCAAAGTGATTTCTGTACGCTCTCATACTCTGGTACTACCGCTAG TTTATATTGACGCTTCATTTGACTTCATTGAAGATAGCTGCTTCACTGAAAATGAAACTTCGGGTAACATTGAAAGTGATATCTCTTTGAATTGTCAGTTCATTGAATTACTTAAACCTGGCAATGCTACTCCTGAAATAACTgtaaataaaactattattcAATTGAATGATACGCATAATTTTGATTGCATCGTACATATTATAGCTTGTGCTGCATTAGACAATTCTTCGTACTTGGATTTTGTTCGTAACTCGAGCAACGAAACGTTGCAATTTGTGaatgattttattagtttGAAATTGTGTAACGAAATTTACATCAAAAGAGCtttgttattaaaatcactatattcttcaaaaatttgtacAAAAACATGCGATAATGTTTCTACTTACGTAATAGATTTATGCGAAAGTATTTCATGTACATGGACAACATGTTTAAAGAATCAGGCTAGCATTTTCAATGCATATACATGCGATTTTTGTGGATATTCATCTTATTTCTCACTATTATTGAAAGTCGATgctaaaataattactaaaaatgttattaaagcACTTAGTGAGGCGATCGcttattataaatatctgaaaaaagtaaaatgtcGTCATGGAAATTGctccaaattttgtaatataaCTGCTTATCCTaacaatcatttatttatcgatttaaatattgatgaatgtgatgaaaattttaaatgcaacCTTCAAGACTTTCCAATAGTGCTGCATTTAGAAAAAGAAGTTAACAAATATCA AACAACAGGAGTTATAGCACGAGATATAGATCATGAGGTCGCATATTGTTTTCGAGCAGATAAAACTTGGGAGTTGTATGATAACTACTCAAGTAGAAtgaaactttttgaaaaaatacacaaaaaaaattaa